In Helicobacter bilis, a genomic segment contains:
- a CDS encoding tetratricopeptide repeat protein, with protein MRNLFISFIFVFCNLLNATQTNLNEKELIYACLDSDKEACLRLIDEELPSIDECNEERSCILIAHIYMNANLHEYAIPYLKKSCYANVIEACFESALNYEILENYTQAYNTYKQSCDKGFMPSCYNLAMLYVNGLGVKADIKKANRIFFEACANDEEQSCYNLAISYKEGIGLKADRLKAKEFFKKACDLGMELGCKEYKIINAADFSITIKDHLKQQE; from the coding sequence TTGCGTAACCTTTTCATATCATTCATTTTTGTATTCTGCAATCTCTTAAATGCAACACAGACAAATCTCAATGAAAAAGAGCTTATATATGCGTGTTTAGATAGTGATAAAGAGGCTTGTTTAAGGCTTATTGATGAAGAGCTGCCAAGCATAGATGAATGTAATGAAGAGAGAAGTTGTATTTTAATCGCACATATTTATATGAATGCTAACTTGCATGAATACGCAATCCCTTATCTAAAAAAGTCTTGCTATGCTAATGTGATTGAAGCGTGTTTTGAGAGTGCATTGAATTATGAGATATTAGAAAACTACACACAAGCATATAATACATATAAACAAAGTTGCGATAAAGGTTTTATGCCAAGTTGCTATAATCTTGCCATGCTTTATGTGAATGGCTTAGGTGTGAAAGCGGATATAAAAAAGGCAAATAGAATCTTTTTTGAAGCGTGTGCTAATGATGAAGAGCAGTCTTGCTATAACCTTGCAATTTCATATAAAGAAGGCATAGGACTAAAGGCTGATAGACTGAAAGCAAAAGAGTTTTTTAAAAAAGCATGTGATTTGGGCATGGAGCTTGGCTGCAAGGAATACAAAATCATTAATGCGGCTGATTTTTCAATAACAATAAAAGATCATTTAAAGCAGCAGGAATAA